From a single Granulicella aggregans genomic region:
- a CDS encoding phosphoketolase family protein has protein sequence MPATITQDELEIEVPALSGEELRKMDAYWRACNYLCAGMLYLKENPLLRELLKPEQIKNRLLGHWGSDPGQTFTWVHLNRLIKKYDLNMIYISGPGHGAPATLSNCYLEGVYSEVYPDKSQDEAGMLKFFKQFSFPGGIGSHCTPETPGSIHEGGELGYSLVHGFGAAFDNPDLIVNVVVGDGEAETGPLATSWHSNKFLNPIRDGAVLPILHLNGYKIANPTILARIPADELEMLFKGLGWKPYVVEGDDPAVMHQQMAATMEKCVLEIRAIQEHARTTGDVTRPYWPMIILRTPKGWTGPKEVDGHKIEGSWRAHQIPILDPKTNPENLAKLEAWMRSYKPEELFDEKGALIEELREMAPKGQRRLTGNPHANGGLLRKPLVLPDFRDYAVKVEKPGQVEVSPTATLAKFLADVMRNNMTNFRVFGPDETASNKLDGIYAASPKTWMEELIAQDADGGFLARDGRVMEMLSETTLEGWFEGYVLTGRHGLFSTYEAFVHIIDSMFNQHAKWLEKSKSELRWRAPISSINILISSVVWRQDHNGFTHEDPGFLDVVTNKSPEVTRIYLPPDANCGLSVGAHCLASTDYINVIVSDKQPHLSYLTMDEAVAHCTKGIGIWDWASNDDGFEPDVVIACAGDVATAEALAATAILREHCPELKIRFVNVVDLFKLMPSTKHPHGLSDADFDSLFTCDKPVIFNFHAYPWLIHKLTYRRTNHANLHVHGYKERGNINTPLELAIVNSVDRFHLAIDVIDRVKKLQGSAAHTKEWLKGEIIEAVNYAHENGIDKKEFREWKWPA, from the coding sequence ATGCCCGCAACGATCACTCAAGACGAACTGGAAATCGAAGTCCCGGCTCTTTCCGGCGAAGAGCTTCGCAAGATGGATGCGTACTGGCGGGCCTGTAACTATCTTTGCGCGGGAATGCTCTATCTGAAGGAGAACCCGTTGCTGCGCGAGCTGCTGAAGCCGGAGCAGATCAAGAACCGCCTGCTGGGACATTGGGGATCGGACCCAGGCCAGACGTTTACGTGGGTTCATCTGAATCGGCTGATCAAGAAGTACGACCTGAACATGATCTACATCTCCGGGCCGGGACATGGAGCGCCGGCGACACTTTCAAACTGCTATCTGGAAGGCGTGTACTCCGAGGTGTATCCGGACAAGAGCCAGGACGAGGCGGGGATGCTGAAGTTCTTCAAGCAGTTCTCCTTTCCGGGCGGCATTGGCAGCCATTGCACGCCGGAGACACCGGGGTCGATCCACGAGGGCGGCGAGCTTGGATACAGCCTCGTGCATGGATTCGGAGCGGCGTTCGACAATCCTGATTTGATTGTGAATGTCGTTGTGGGCGATGGCGAGGCCGAGACTGGCCCGCTGGCTACTAGCTGGCACTCGAACAAGTTTCTGAATCCGATTCGCGATGGCGCAGTGCTGCCAATTCTTCACCTGAACGGCTACAAGATCGCCAATCCTACAATTCTTGCGAGGATTCCCGCAGACGAACTGGAGATGCTCTTCAAGGGCCTGGGATGGAAGCCTTATGTGGTGGAGGGCGACGATCCGGCAGTGATGCACCAGCAGATGGCGGCGACGATGGAGAAGTGCGTACTGGAGATCCGCGCGATCCAGGAACACGCGCGTACGACCGGAGATGTGACGCGGCCCTACTGGCCGATGATTATTCTGCGGACGCCGAAGGGATGGACCGGGCCCAAGGAGGTCGACGGGCACAAGATCGAAGGCTCGTGGAGAGCGCACCAGATTCCGATTCTCGATCCGAAGACGAACCCGGAGAACCTGGCGAAGCTTGAAGCTTGGATGCGGAGCTATAAGCCGGAGGAGCTCTTCGACGAGAAGGGCGCGCTGATCGAAGAGTTGCGCGAGATGGCCCCGAAGGGGCAGCGGAGATTGACCGGCAATCCGCATGCGAACGGCGGGTTGCTAAGGAAGCCGCTGGTTCTGCCGGACTTCCGTGACTATGCGGTGAAGGTGGAGAAACCGGGGCAGGTTGAGGTGTCGCCGACGGCCACGCTGGCTAAGTTTCTGGCCGATGTGATGCGGAACAACATGACGAACTTCCGCGTCTTCGGGCCGGATGAGACGGCTTCGAACAAGCTGGACGGGATCTATGCGGCGAGCCCGAAGACCTGGATGGAGGAGCTGATCGCTCAGGACGCCGACGGCGGCTTCCTGGCCAGAGACGGCCGAGTGATGGAGATGCTGAGTGAGACGACGCTTGAGGGCTGGTTCGAGGGCTATGTGCTGACGGGCCGGCACGGGCTCTTCTCGACGTATGAGGCCTTCGTGCATATCATCGACTCGATGTTCAACCAGCATGCTAAGTGGCTGGAGAAGAGCAAGTCGGAGCTGCGCTGGCGCGCGCCGATCTCTTCGATCAACATCCTCATCAGCTCTGTGGTGTGGCGGCAAGACCACAATGGCTTCACGCATGAAGATCCGGGCTTTCTCGACGTGGTGACGAACAAGAGCCCGGAGGTGACGCGGATCTATCTTCCGCCGGATGCAAACTGCGGATTGAGCGTCGGGGCGCACTGCCTGGCGAGCACGGACTACATCAACGTGATCGTGTCGGACAAGCAGCCGCATCTCTCCTACCTGACGATGGACGAGGCGGTGGCGCACTGCACCAAGGGCATCGGCATCTGGGACTGGGCAAGCAACGATGACGGTTTTGAGCCGGATGTAGTCATCGCATGCGCTGGCGACGTAGCGACGGCTGAGGCTCTAGCCGCGACGGCGATCCTGCGCGAGCACTGTCCGGAGCTGAAGATCCGGTTCGTCAATGTCGTCGACCTGTTCAAGCTGATGCCCAGCACCAAGCATCCGCATGGCCTGTCGGACGCCGACTTCGATTCCCTGTTTACCTGCGACAAGCCGGTGATCTTCAACTTCCATGCCTATCCCTGGCTGATCCATAAGCTGACCTATCGCAGGACGAACCATGCGAACCTGCATGTTCATGGCTATAAGGAGCGGGGCAATATCAATACTCCGCTTGAGCTGGCGATCGTGAACAGCGTGGACCGTTTTCATCTGGCGATCGATGTGATCGACCGGGTGAAGAAGCTGCAGGGTTCGGCGGCGCATACGAAGGAGTGGCTGAAGGGCGAGATCATTGAAGCCGTGAACTACGCGCATGAGAATGGGATCGACAAGAAAGAGTTTCGTGAGTGGAAGTGGCCGGCTTAG
- a CDS encoding TonB-dependent receptor: MKPTMYRKFQTAALGLLLALFAWTVTATAQTYRGGVNGTVTDNSGAVIPNATVTITNVDTGAVKTAPSSSAGEFLFQDLPLGTYSVVVSSPGFSTVKTDKIMVSAGVIFTLPVKLSVSSSAQTIEVEASAIALDTTSTVQNTVIDSKTVEDIPLNGRDFTQMIALTPGFGGYSGGGFGSLNGTRANQVNWQIDGVDNNDLWHNVPAVNQGGVSGIAGIILPIDAVDQFSAQTQAGPEGGRNPGGTVNLTLKSGTNTLHGTAYYFNRNELFGAKSPFVDTKQKVRNYNTGFSLGGPFLKDKLFGFVTYEQQRFVIGQSGTATEPSVGWQSKAIAALTAKGIAVNPLMQNVLNDLWGTSVLAVDTTGTQSNFHSNDPEFGYSYNGLGKVDYKLSDKDQLSAHWFVGQGNQVAPAGSQLLAYYEVAPIHVQNLAIVYSRQISPTISNEMLAGVNYFNQVFDDYKTNQNVQSLGFITGATFPNAPNITIKNFDPVGQTPPEGRNDITGHLTDQVSWVKGKHQFRFGGEYRQAQLDEFYHRHATGSFTFDGSQTKVDVSSYDTADGILVSSLADFLAGKTSAASITIGDPDRQVFVNTWFLNAGDNWQVTQKLNVNYGIRYDYEGPLHNQYQNLSVFRPALTATNGLAFQGNQISSLYPQYYKNISPRVGFSYSLDENTVLRAGYGWYADTPNLNPFLDNRPGNQAPNGVEGNPGGGSPVFSVAAANGGNNTTITAGVPIFPSSAGFPCQATSTCGVFTVAPNFRPSYNENYSLNIERTLSKNVIAQLGYVGSSARHLLSLLDINQAAPGVYTDTVDPVTGAVLVGADFKRQQTRPYYSQYNYYGNINQISSIGTANYNSLQAQLRMSNWHHLTAQAVYTWAHNLDEVSQYRGTLPQDSTNFKGDYGNSDYDTRHNLTTFLSYELPGSSRMRLLTQGWQFNALMNFHGGQPFQIFAGSDISGTNEGLDRVDYVPGVKVGGQGQKPQAVWIDTSLFPDATPGTFGTLRRNQYYGPGFSDVDASAFKNFKIYERLTIQLRAEMFNLFNRNNFAPPSGSGQLTDTIGDYNGAPGIGSGEPFNTQFGGKIIF, translated from the coding sequence GTGAAGCCCACGATGTATAGAAAGTTCCAGACCGCAGCTTTAGGTCTCTTGCTCGCGCTATTCGCATGGACGGTCACGGCGACCGCGCAGACGTATCGCGGCGGTGTCAACGGTACCGTCACCGATAACTCCGGCGCCGTCATTCCGAACGCGACCGTCACCATCACCAACGTGGATACCGGAGCCGTAAAGACCGCGCCCAGCTCCTCTGCGGGCGAGTTTTTGTTTCAGGACCTGCCCCTCGGCACCTACTCGGTCGTCGTCTCGTCTCCCGGTTTCAGCACGGTGAAGACGGACAAGATCATGGTCTCGGCCGGTGTCATCTTCACCCTTCCGGTTAAGCTCTCGGTCTCCTCCTCGGCGCAGACCATTGAGGTTGAGGCCAGCGCCATCGCGCTCGACACTACTTCCACTGTGCAGAACACCGTCATCGATTCAAAGACCGTGGAGGACATCCCGCTCAATGGCCGCGACTTCACGCAGATGATCGCCCTCACGCCCGGCTTCGGCGGCTACTCCGGCGGCGGCTTCGGATCGCTCAACGGTACCCGCGCCAACCAGGTCAACTGGCAGATCGACGGCGTCGACAACAACGACCTCTGGCATAACGTTCCCGCCGTCAACCAGGGCGGCGTCTCCGGCATCGCCGGAATCATTCTTCCCATCGACGCGGTCGATCAGTTCTCCGCGCAGACCCAGGCTGGCCCCGAAGGCGGACGTAACCCCGGCGGAACCGTAAACCTGACCCTCAAGTCCGGCACCAACACCCTCCACGGAACCGCCTACTACTTCAACCGCAACGAACTCTTCGGCGCAAAGAGTCCCTTCGTAGATACCAAGCAGAAAGTCCGCAACTACAATACTGGATTCTCGCTCGGTGGCCCTTTCCTCAAGGACAAACTCTTCGGCTTCGTCACTTATGAGCAGCAGCGCTTCGTCATTGGCCAGTCCGGAACCGCGACGGAACCTTCAGTCGGCTGGCAGAGCAAGGCAATCGCTGCTTTGACCGCTAAAGGAATAGCTGTCAATCCCCTCATGCAGAACGTGCTCAATGACCTATGGGGAACGAGCGTTCTCGCCGTAGACACCACCGGTACCCAGAGCAACTTCCACTCGAACGATCCAGAGTTCGGCTACAGTTACAACGGCCTGGGCAAGGTCGACTACAAGCTAAGCGACAAGGATCAACTCAGCGCTCACTGGTTCGTAGGTCAAGGCAACCAGGTCGCACCCGCCGGCTCGCAGCTTCTTGCCTACTATGAAGTAGCTCCCATCCACGTTCAGAACCTCGCTATCGTGTATAGCCGTCAGATTTCTCCCACGATCTCGAACGAAATGCTCGCCGGCGTCAACTACTTCAACCAAGTATTTGACGACTACAAGACTAACCAGAATGTGCAGAGCCTCGGCTTTATCACCGGCGCAACCTTCCCGAACGCACCAAACATCACCATCAAGAACTTCGACCCGGTCGGACAAACTCCTCCGGAGGGTCGTAACGACATCACCGGCCACCTTACCGACCAGGTCTCCTGGGTCAAGGGCAAGCACCAGTTCCGCTTCGGCGGCGAGTATCGTCAGGCCCAGCTCGACGAGTTCTATCACCGCCACGCCACCGGCTCTTTCACGTTTGATGGCAGCCAGACGAAGGTTGACGTAAGCAGCTACGACACTGCGGACGGCATACTCGTTTCGTCCCTCGCTGACTTCCTCGCAGGCAAGACCTCTGCTGCAAGCATAACCATTGGCGATCCCGACCGTCAGGTCTTCGTCAACACCTGGTTCCTCAACGCCGGCGACAACTGGCAGGTCACGCAGAAGCTGAACGTAAACTACGGCATCCGTTACGACTACGAAGGCCCGCTTCACAACCAGTACCAGAACCTCTCGGTCTTCCGTCCAGCGCTTACCGCCACCAATGGCCTTGCCTTCCAGGGCAACCAGATCAGCTCGCTCTATCCGCAGTACTACAAGAACATCAGCCCCCGCGTCGGCTTCAGCTATTCGCTGGACGAAAACACCGTGCTCCGCGCTGGATACGGCTGGTACGCCGATACCCCAAACCTGAACCCCTTCCTTGACAACCGTCCCGGCAACCAGGCCCCGAACGGAGTAGAAGGAAACCCAGGCGGCGGCAGCCCTGTCTTCTCCGTCGCTGCGGCTAACGGTGGTAATAACACCACGATTACTGCGGGCGTTCCCATCTTTCCGTCCTCTGCCGGATTTCCTTGCCAGGCAACTTCAACCTGCGGTGTCTTCACGGTTGCTCCAAACTTCCGTCCCTCCTACAACGAGAACTACAGCCTGAATATCGAGCGCACGTTGTCGAAGAATGTCATCGCGCAGCTTGGCTACGTCGGATCATCTGCACGTCATCTGCTCAGCCTACTGGACATTAACCAGGCCGCCCCTGGCGTTTACACTGACACCGTTGACCCCGTAACAGGAGCCGTTCTGGTCGGTGCCGACTTCAAACGTCAGCAGACCCGTCCGTACTACAGCCAGTACAACTACTACGGCAACATCAACCAGATCTCCAGCATCGGCACCGCGAACTACAACTCGCTCCAGGCCCAGCTTCGCATGAGCAACTGGCACCACCTCACCGCGCAGGCCGTCTACACCTGGGCACATAACCTCGACGAGGTCTCGCAGTATCGTGGTACGCTCCCGCAGGACAGCACCAACTTCAAGGGAGACTACGGCAACTCGGACTACGACACTCGCCACAACCTAACAACCTTCTTGAGCTACGAGCTTCCTGGCTCCTCGAGGATGAGGCTTCTCACCCAGGGATGGCAGTTCAACGCGCTGATGAACTTCCATGGCGGTCAGCCGTTCCAGATCTTCGCCGGATCCGACATCAGTGGAACCAACGAGGGGCTTGACCGGGTGGACTATGTACCGGGTGTCAAGGTCGGAGGTCAGGGACAGAAGCCACAAGCCGTCTGGATCGATACATCTCTATTCCCAGATGCGACGCCTGGAACATTTGGCACGCTTCGGCGCAACCAGTACTATGGCCCTGGATTCTCAGACGTTGATGCCTCTGCGTTCAAGAACTTCAAGATCTACGAACGCCTGACCATTCAGCTCCGTGCTGAGATGTTCAATCTCTTCAACCGCAACAACTTTGCCCCGCCTAGCGGAAGTGGACAGCTCACCGACACCATCGGCGACTACAACGGAGCCCCCGGCATCGGTTCGGGTGAACCCTTCAATACCCAGTTCGGTGGAAAGATCATCTTCTAG
- a CDS encoding glycosyltransferase family 2 protein: MISVLILTRNEQQDLPACLASVAWSDDVHVFDSFSVDATVEIARAAGAHVHQRIFDDYAQHRTAALREVPFKHPWLFLLDADERAAPPLAAEMLKAVASASAGVAGFRLRRRDFLFGTWLKHAQISPFYIRLVRHECAHYTRAINEVLEVKGEIGDLSSPLDHFPFSKGIAQWMDKHNTYSTMEAQLIYRQQGLRNPSLRKALFDRNFHQRRMHQKAIFYRLPFRPVLKFLYMTLVRRAILDGRAGLTYAALQSIYEYLIVLKTDELRRSGTPSK; this comes from the coding sequence ATGATCTCCGTACTTATTCTTACCCGCAACGAACAGCAGGACCTTCCTGCCTGCCTCGCCTCCGTTGCCTGGTCCGATGACGTGCACGTCTTCGACTCCTTCAGCGTCGATGCGACCGTCGAGATCGCCCGCGCCGCCGGTGCCCACGTGCATCAACGAATCTTCGACGACTACGCCCAGCATCGCACCGCTGCTCTGCGCGAGGTGCCCTTCAAACATCCCTGGCTCTTCCTGCTCGACGCCGATGAGCGCGCCGCGCCGCCGTTGGCTGCGGAGATGTTGAAGGCCGTCGCATCCGCCTCTGCAGGAGTAGCCGGCTTTCGCCTCCGCCGTCGCGACTTCCTCTTCGGCACCTGGCTCAAACACGCGCAGATCTCGCCCTTCTATATTCGCCTCGTCCGCCACGAGTGCGCCCACTACACCCGCGCGATCAACGAAGTTCTTGAGGTCAAAGGCGAGATCGGCGATCTCTCTTCTCCGCTCGATCACTTCCCCTTCTCGAAGGGAATTGCCCAGTGGATGGACAAGCACAACACCTACTCCACGATGGAAGCCCAGCTCATCTATCGCCAGCAGGGTCTGCGCAATCCGTCGCTCAGGAAGGCCCTCTTCGATAGGAACTTCCACCAGCGGCGGATGCACCAGAAGGCCATCTTCTATCGGCTGCCTTTCCGCCCAGTCCTCAAGTTTCTTTATATGACACTGGTCCGCCGGGCCATCCTCGATGGCCGCGCCGGTCTCACCTACGCTGCGCTTCAGTCCATCTACGAGTACCTCATCGTCCTCAAGACGGATGAGCTTCGCCGCTCCGGAACGCCTTCGAAGTAG
- a CDS encoding beta-ketoacyl-[acyl-carrier-protein] synthase family protein, with the protein MKRVVITGMGCVTPIGNTIPEFESSLFAGRTGIAEFGLLPEAVEGQNGIRFNRMASVIGFDPDQHLTSGVITATNLTAQFAIVAARQAAAQSELMKHYAPEDIAVILGCSCGGRSSEEIETAKLYYRNARVHPLTVTRTMASAGGSHISIDLGITGPVLNISTACASSTHALGQAFHMVRSGMSEAAIAGGHEAPLTFGFLRAWDSMRVVSPTACRPFSADRDGMTLGEGAAMLVLESLDSALARKATIFAEIVGFGMSADAHHITQPQSDGAALAMRKALKDAGASPDDVGYINAHGTGTQANDTVEAAAIHKVFGDRAAQIPISSTKSLHGHSIGATGALEAIATILALHTGQLPFNAGVTTIDPAIHLDVILNQPRPADPDRSIALSNSLAFGGLNGVVALKRYDAPARSA; encoded by the coding sequence TTGAAGCGTGTCGTCATCACCGGTATGGGTTGCGTAACGCCAATCGGCAACACAATCCCCGAGTTCGAATCCTCTCTCTTCGCCGGTCGCACCGGTATCGCCGAGTTCGGCCTGCTGCCCGAGGCAGTGGAAGGCCAGAACGGCATCCGCTTCAATCGCATGGCCTCGGTCATCGGCTTCGATCCCGATCAGCACCTCACCTCCGGCGTCATCACCGCGACCAATCTCACAGCTCAGTTCGCCATCGTCGCCGCTCGTCAGGCCGCCGCGCAGAGCGAGTTAATGAAGCACTACGCTCCGGAAGACATCGCCGTGATCCTCGGCTGCTCGTGCGGTGGCCGCTCGTCGGAAGAGATCGAGACCGCCAAGCTCTACTACCGCAACGCCCGCGTGCACCCGCTTACCGTCACCCGAACCATGGCCTCCGCCGGCGGCAGCCACATCTCCATCGACCTCGGCATCACCGGCCCTGTGCTCAACATCTCTACCGCTTGTGCTTCTTCGACTCACGCGCTCGGACAGGCCTTCCACATGGTCCGCTCGGGCATGTCCGAAGCCGCAATCGCCGGCGGCCACGAGGCCCCGCTCACCTTCGGATTCCTCCGCGCCTGGGACAGCATGCGCGTCGTCTCCCCCACCGCATGCCGGCCATTCTCAGCCGACCGCGACGGCATGACCCTGGGCGAAGGCGCAGCCATGCTCGTCCTCGAGAGCCTGGATTCAGCGCTTGCGCGTAAAGCGACGATCTTCGCCGAGATCGTCGGCTTCGGCATGTCCGCCGACGCCCACCACATCACCCAGCCGCAGTCCGACGGCGCAGCCTTGGCGATGCGGAAAGCCCTCAAAGATGCCGGGGCTTCACCGGATGACGTCGGCTACATCAACGCCCACGGCACCGGCACCCAGGCCAACGACACCGTCGAGGCCGCCGCCATCCACAAGGTCTTCGGCGACCGCGCCGCGCAGATTCCCATCAGTTCCACCAAGAGCCTCCACGGCCACTCGATCGGCGCGACTGGCGCTCTTGAAGCCATCGCCACCATCCTTGCGCTTCACACCGGCCAGTTACCCTTCAACGCTGGCGTCACGACGATCGATCCCGCGATCCATCTCGATGTGATTCTCAACCAACCCCGCCCCGCCGATCCCGACCGCAGTATCGCCCTGTCGAACTCGCTCGCCTTCGGCGGCCTCAACGGCGTCGTCGCCCTCAAACGCTACGATGCTCCCGCCCGCTCTGCATGA
- a CDS encoding acyl carrier protein, translated as MDEGSVEQRCIAIIAKSKLIPEDTVTRDKTFDELAIDSLDKINISFEIEDAFNIQIPDESISSLKTVGDVIDGVIRLQHEAADQPAATAI; from the coding sequence ATGGATGAAGGGTCGGTAGAGCAGCGCTGCATCGCCATCATTGCGAAGTCCAAGCTCATCCCCGAAGACACCGTCACCCGGGACAAGACCTTCGACGAGCTTGCCATCGACTCCCTCGATAAGATCAACATCTCTTTCGAGATCGAAGACGCCTTCAACATCCAGATCCCCGACGAATCCATATCCAGCCTGAAAACGGTCGGAGACGTTATCGACGGCGTCATCCGTCTGCAGCACGAAGCTGCCGACCAGCCGGCAGCCACGGCCATCTAA